In Brevibacillus brevis NBRC 100599, a single genomic region encodes these proteins:
- a CDS encoding MFS transporter — protein sequence MQTEPQQQSAEKVLRVLVFTLMITVMSATMFNIVLPQIRTEFHLSFSQVSWVTSAFLLIYAVGTVMYGKLADSYKLKHLLTFGLILFAIGSVIGFFADNYGMVLFGRIVQAAGAAVVPATSSIIPVRYFPPESRGRALGISMTGMAIGSALGPVLSSLLVSLLDWRWLFCMPLFTLFAVPFFRKYLEEEEREAVKMDWIGGGLLAITIALLLLAITNQSLLLALGCILSFLLFLVRIRTAAEPFIRPGLFRSKRYSLGLIIAFLMIGSGYSFAFLSPQLLADVNHLAPGLIGFVMVPGAIVTAFLGKKAGILADKKGNSYLFYTASALLLSSFVLFSSFAGVSPFFIAVFLIFGNVGLSFMMISMSNAISQSLPKEQIGVGMGLLAMLNFIAGALAATLYGKSIDGGAAVSWNLLNSYPGASVYSNIYSALVLVILGLACLYYRQFSRSSVREVN from the coding sequence ATGCAAACCGAACCACAACAACAATCTGCTGAAAAAGTTCTTCGCGTACTCGTGTTTACGCTCATGATTACGGTGATGAGTGCTACGATGTTCAATATCGTTTTACCGCAAATCAGGACGGAGTTTCATTTATCCTTTAGCCAAGTAAGCTGGGTGACGTCTGCCTTTTTGTTAATCTATGCGGTTGGAACCGTGATGTACGGAAAGCTAGCTGATTCCTACAAGCTCAAGCATTTGCTTACATTCGGATTGATTCTATTTGCCATCGGCTCCGTTATCGGTTTTTTCGCCGATAATTATGGCATGGTGCTTTTTGGGAGAATTGTGCAGGCAGCAGGAGCTGCTGTTGTTCCGGCGACGTCTTCCATTATTCCGGTGCGTTATTTTCCCCCAGAGAGTAGGGGCCGAGCTCTAGGAATCTCCATGACCGGGATGGCAATCGGTAGCGCATTAGGTCCCGTTCTTTCCTCTTTGCTGGTCAGTCTGCTCGATTGGAGATGGCTGTTCTGCATGCCGTTGTTCACGCTTTTTGCCGTTCCTTTTTTCCGCAAGTATTTGGAGGAGGAGGAGCGAGAGGCTGTCAAAATGGACTGGATCGGCGGTGGGCTTCTCGCCATAACGATTGCATTGCTTCTGCTAGCTATTACAAATCAGAGCTTGTTGCTCGCACTGGGGTGCATCCTCTCATTCCTTCTGTTCCTGGTAAGGATTCGGACGGCTGCAGAACCATTTATTCGCCCTGGTTTATTCCGGAGTAAACGCTATTCGCTCGGGCTGATCATTGCCTTTTTGATGATCGGGAGCGGCTATTCGTTCGCTTTTCTTAGTCCACAGTTGTTGGCCGATGTGAATCATCTCGCACCAGGGCTCATTGGCTTTGTCATGGTACCAGGAGCAATTGTGACCGCGTTCTTGGGGAAAAAGGCTGGGATTCTTGCAGATAAGAAAGGGAATTCGTATTTATTTTACACAGCGTCTGCGCTACTTTTGAGCAGCTTTGTCCTTTTCTCTTCCTTTGCGGGGGTTTCCCCGTTCTTCATTGCCGTTTTTCTGATTTTTGGCAATGTCGGACTATCGTTTATGATGATTTCGATGTCAAACGCAATCTCACAGTCGTTACCAAAGGAACAGATCGGCGTCGGGATGGGACTGTTGGCAATGCTGAATTTTATTGCAGGTGCACTTGCAGCTACCTTGTACGGCAAGTCGATTGACGGAGGAGCTGCTGTAAGCTGGAATCTGCTCAATAGCTATCCAGGAGCGTCGGTCTATAGCAATATTTACTCCGCTTTAGTGCTCGTGATACTGGGTCTCGCTTGCCTTTATTACAGACAATTCAGCCGCAGCTCGGTGAGAGAGGTCAATTAA